Sequence from the Phosphitispora fastidiosa genome:
TCAGATAAACTGTCGGCAACTGTTAAGAATATTCCCCCTTCAGGGATCAGGCGCTTCTTTGACCTGGTTACTGAGACCAAAGGAGTAATTTCTCTGGGAGTGGGCGAACCAGACTTTGTTACCCCCTGGCATGTTCGAGAGGCTTGTATATATTCCCTGGAAAAGGGGTACACAATGTATACCTCCAACTGGGGAATGCTGGAACTCCGGGAGGAAATCGCGCGCAGCCTCTACAACAATTATAAAGTTAAGTATGAGCCGTCAAATGAGGTGTTGGTGACCGTTGGGGTCAGTGAGGCGATGGACCTGGCTTTAAGGTCTGTGGTTTCCTTTGGTGACGAGGTCCTGATACCCGAACCTTGTTTTGTGTCTTATGCTCCATGCACTTCATTGGCAGGAGGGGTCCCTGTTTCTATTCCGACCACAGAGGATAATGGCTTCAGAGTTACAGCGGCCCAGATTGAAGAAAAAATTACGCCAAACACCAAAGCGCTGATTCTTAGTTACCCCAATAACCCGACTGGAGCCACTATTTCCAGGGAGGAATTAATGGAAATTGCCAAAGTGGTCAAAAAACACGATCTGCTGGTTATTTCTGATGAAATCTATGATGAGCTGACATATGAAGGGACACATACCTGTTTTGCCTCACTTCCGGCAATGAAGAGCAGGACAATACTGCTTAACGGGTTTTCCAAGGCCTATGCGATGACCGGGTGGCGGTTGGGCTATGCCTGTGGTCATCCGGAAGTGATTGCCCACATGACGAAGATTCACCAGTACACCATTATGTGTGCCCCGATCATGGCCCAGATGGCAGCCCTGGAGGCCCTGCAAAACGGGACTGATGAAATGAAGAAGATGGTGGCTGAATATGACAGACGCCGCAGACTGGTTCTCAAAGGACTTGGTGAAATCGGCCTTTCATGTTTCGAACCCCGGGGTGCATTTTATGCTTTCCCATCTATCAGGAACACGGGAATGAGTTCTGAAGAATTTGCTGAAAAGCTGCTGGTGGATGGCAAGGTTGCCATTGTTCCCGGTAATGTATTCGGCGCTAATGGAGAAGGCCATATCAGGCTGTCTTATGCAGCTTCAGTCGAAAACCTTACAGAGGCTATTGAACGCATGGGCAAATTTATCAGCAAATCCGGCCTCCGGTCAGATGACATAGCAGCCAGCGGATAATTGCTTGGACAGAAATTGTTTGGAAAGAAATTGAGGCGTCTAGAAAACAGGAGCGCCCTGGGTAATTCCCGGGCTGCTCCTGTTTTTTGTTTGGCTCCACATAAACAAAATGTTAAAAATTATCAGAAAAATGTGGCCAAATAGAGAAGGAAAAAAAATTAAAATGTAGAATTCTTTATGGTTATCGATAGGATGTTGATTAGGAAAGTCTATCAGTTATTAGCCTGGAAGTATATGCACATGGTGGTGTTTTTATTGGTCTTGGGGGAGTTAGCGCTTACGATTCTGCCAATTTTGGCAGTGGTATTTCTGCTTGCTTACAAAGAATGGCCCGCCGATACGAGTGGCTTGGTAGGATGGATGTTGACTGTAGCGGTGGCCATTAGTTTTTTTCAAACCTCGTTTTCAGTGGCGGTTAAATCCAGTCTGGCCGGTATCGTGGCTTCGTTTCCCGTATCCCTGATGGTGGCGGCTTCAATATTACAAATTAATTATATGGAAAGCTCCGGAGCCCTTAAACGGATAGTGATTTTCATTAAGACTATTGCTAACAGTGACCGGGCTGTCCAGGTAATGATAATAAACATCGGGTTCGGGACACTGCTGGCATCAGTTGGGGCGACACCTGTCTCCATACTGCCTCCCATAATGATAGCTCTCGGGTATTCAACGTTTGTTGCTGTAGCTTTGCCGGCAATTGGTTATGATGCCCTGTGTACATATGCGCTTTTGGGGGCGCCCCTGGTAATATTTGCAGATATGACCGGCATCGGGCTGGCCGAGGCTGGAGTTATTTTTGCCAGGTTCCTGCCCGTGATATCAACTCTGATTGGCTTTGCGATGCTTTGGATTATCGGTGGATTTAAACTGGTGCGCCAGGGATTTGTTCCAACACTGATATCAGGTATTGTTATAGGGTTAACTGCAGTGGTTGTTAACAAGCTGGGAGGAACTGTCCTGACCGGTGTCTTTGCCGGAATGGCCACGATCCTGGTAATGCTGGCTTATCTTAAGGTATTGGGCAAACCGGTGATTGACAAAAGTGTCCTGAGTCAAGAGGAACTGGAGTATGCCGGTCAGTATTCACTCCTAAAGGCGTTGTCACCATGGATAATCCTTATTATAGCCAGTCTGGCTGTGAATTTTTATAAACCGGTTTTTAATTACCTCTTCACTGAACACCCGGGCGTTGTTACCATCATTCCCGGAAGTCCCACCAAATTACGTTTTTTCTGGAATGCCTACTGGTGGATTTTTGTGAGCACGGTGCTGTCTTTTCCTATCTTGCGTCCTTCAAGGCAGCAGGTGACCGCTTCTGTGAGAAAATGGCTCAAAAGAGCGCCAAGGCCTACTTTTTCAGCAGCTATTTTCTTCGCCATAGCCTATGTTTTGAATTATTCGGGTTTTGTTGAGGCCGGTGGCGGACAGTGGCGGCTTCCAGATCCCGGAAATAATATGATCTCAATACTGGCAAATACAACCGCTGGAGTTTTTGGGAGCCTTTATCCGCTTACAGCTGCGTTTCTCGGTTTGTTTGGAGGGTTTGTCAGCGGTAGTGAATCATCCACAATAGCCATGTTTGCCAAATATAATAAGATAACCTCAGGTATTATTGGGGCCAATGCGCTGGTGGTAATTGCAGGAACGGCTATCGGGGGAGGGCTGGCCAGTGTAATTTCACCGGCAAAGCTTCAAAATGCGGCAGCGACTATTGATGCCTTTGGGATAGAGGCAAAGGTAATCAGGACAACATTCGGAATTTCTATCTTCATCACATCTGTGGCGGCAGTGATGACATTCATCTGGGCCTGATGATTAGGTTTTTTGATGTCGTGCAATGTTTTTATGTTTTTGGTGATTTAAGTTTTTGGTGTTTTTGCTGTTTAGGAAGGATAGGGAGATGATAGAGAATGATTTGGGAACCTCATTATGAATGCATGGTCAGGGAGGATTTGCAGGCGATTCAGCTTGACCGTATTCAGACAGTGGTAAACTCTGTTTATGAAAAGGTGCCTTATTACAAAAAGACTTTTGACGAACATGGCATCAGACCCCAGGATATTACCAAACTGGAAGATGTCCCAAGGCTGCCCTTTACCGGCAAAGAGGCGTTAATAGACAGCTACCCCTTCGGGCTTTTTGCAGTCCCCATGAAACAGGTGGTTCGCCTTCATGCTTCATCTGGGACCACCGGAAAGCAAAAGGTCATTGGATATACAAAAAGGGACATCCGCACCTGGTCAACCCTGATTGCCCGAATTGTCAGTATGGCAGGGGTTACTGATGAAGATGTTGTTCAGATATGCTTTGGGTATGGGTTATTCACCGGAGGTTTTGGACTGCATTATGGTATTGAAAAAGTAGGGGCGACTATCATACCTGCCTCTACAGGAAATACCGAACGACAGATTGCCATGATGCAGGACTTTGGGACAACGGCATTGGTTGCGACTCCCTCTTATGCACTTTATATGGCGGAGGTCTTCGAAGAGATGGGTATTGACCCTTCCCGGCTTAATGTTAGGGTTGGCTTGTTTGGCGGCGAACCGTGCACAGAAAACATGAAAAAGGAAATTGAGCAGCGCTGGCAGATGAGGGCTACTGACAATTACGGCCTCAGTGAGGTAGGCGGCCCGGGAGTGGCCGGTGAGTGTGAGTGTGGTGAAGGGATGATGCATATCAATGAGGACCACTTCTATCCCGAAATTATTAACCCAGAGACAGGTGAATCCCTGGGATATGGAGAGGTGGGGGAACTGGTTCTTACTGCCCTGACCAAGGAAGCCTTTCCGATTATCCGTTACCGCACCCGGGACCTGACGATGCTTGTTGACGAACCCTGCAAGTGTGGGCGCACTACGGTCAGAATGAAGAAGGTTACTCAGCGGGCGGATGACATGCTGATAATCAGGGGCGTAAATGTTTATCCGGCACAGATTGAGGGAGTTATCATGGAAACAGATGGGATAGGACCTCATTACCAACTGGTGGTCACCAAGAAGGGATACCTGGATGACCTGGAAGTACAGGTAGAACTATCGGGAGACAAGTTCTCCGGGAAGTTCAGGGAGCTTGAGGATCTGGAAAAGAAACTCCGGGGCAGGCTGCAAAAAGCCCTTTCTATAGGCGCCAGGGTTAAACTGCTGGAACCCAAGTCCCTTGAGCGGACTATGGGCAAAGCTAAAAGAATAGTGGACCTGCGTCCAAAGGATTAATGGAGTAAGGTAAAACCGTAAATTGTAGGATGATTCTAAAAAACCTGGAATTACGGATTAAATATAACGGAGGTAGAATGATGAAGGAACTTCTGACAGGAAATGAGGCGATTGCCAGGGGGGCCTACGAATTCGGAGTCAGGGTGGCGGCAGCATATCCCGGGACTCCCAGTACTGAGATACTGGAGAATTTGGTCAATTACCCGGGGGTTTATGCCCAGTGGTCCCCGAATGAGAAAGTAGCCCTTGAGGTTGGAGCGGGCGCTGCTATCAGCGGAGCCCGTACCCTGGTGACCATGAAGCATGTAGGAGTAAATGTGGCTGCAGACCCGCTGTTTACCCTGGCCTACACAGGTGTAAATGCCGGCCTTGTGCTGGTGAGCGCTGATGATCCGGGGATGCACAGTTCGCAGAATGAACAGGATAACAGGAACTATGCGAAATTTGCCAAGATTCCGGTCCTGGAGCCCAGCAACAGTCAGGAAGCGAAGGAAATGGTGGGGCTCGGACTGGAAATGAGCGAACAGTTTGACACCCCGGTTATGCTCAGGACCACTACCAGGGTTAATCATTCCCAGAGCTTTGTGGATATTGGTGAGCGCATTGATGACACAGTCAAACCATATGTTAAAAACTCGCGGAAGTATGTAATGGTTCCCGCTCATGCCAGAGGCCGCCACGTCGTTGTTGAAGAGAGACGGGGCAAACTGGCGGAGTATGCGGAAAGCTGTCCGGCCAATCGGATAGAATGGGCAGACCGTAAAATGGGGATCATTGCCAGTGGTATCATATATGAATATGTTAAAGAAGTGCTGCCGGAAGCATCTGTCCTGAAGCTGGGGATGACCTTCCCGCTGCCGGAAAAGCTTATCAGGGAATTCGCGGCACAGGTTGAGGAACTGTATATAATTGAAGAACTTGAGCCATTCCTGGAAGATCAGGTGCGCCTGATGGGTATTGAGGTGACCGGTAAACAGCTATTCCCCAGGATAGGTGAGGTTTCTCAGAGAATAATTGCCGAAAAGCTTCTTGCGGTTACCGCCCACAAGGAGTTGGTCAATGAGTCGATTTTGGCACTCGGTGTAGCCGAGGAAAAAGATGTTCAGATACCTGTCCGGCCCCCGGTAATGTGCCCGGGCTGCCCGCACAGGGGGGTTTTTTATACTATCAGCCAGTTGAAAATGACTGTTGCCGGAGACATCGGATGTTACACCCTTGGTTCCCTGCCGCCTCTTGAGGCCATGGATACGTGTATCTGTATGGGGGCCAGTGTGGGTACTGCTCTGGGTATGGAAAAGGCGCACCCCGAAATGCACGGGAAGGTGGTAGCCGTTATCGGTGATTCTACTTTTCTGCATTCCGGAGTCACAGGTTTGCTCGATGTTGCTTATAACAGGGGGGCAACCACCACTCTGATCCTGGATAACAGTACCACTGCCATGACAGGACATCAGGACCATGCAGCAACGGGCAGGACCCTGAGCAAAGAGATAACAAACCAGGTTGATCTGGTAGGTCTGGTGAAGGCCCTTGGAATTAAAAGGGTTCAGGTAGTTGATGCCTTTGACCTGAAGAACCTGAAGAGTATATTAAGTGAAGAGGCGGCAGCCGATGAGCCCTCTGTAATCATAGTGAAGCGGCCCTGTGCACTGCTTATCAAGGAGAGGACTGTACCATATGTCATTGATGAAAACTGCATTAATTGTAAAAAGTGCATGAAGTTGGGGTGCCCGGCTCTCAGCGCCCAGGGGGATGCTGTTGTAGTAAATACAGCCCTGTGTACCGGGTGCGGATTGTGCGCACAGCTCTGCCCGTCAGGAGCTTTGAAGAAAGAGGGTGCAGGCAATGAGTAACGGTAAAGTAACCAACATCCTTATTGTAGGGGTAGGGGGACAGGGTACTATCCTGGCCAGCCGGATATTATCTTATCTGGCCCTGGAGGACGGACATGATGTCAAGGTTTCTGAGATTCACGGCATGGCCCAGCGCGGCGGCAGTGTGGTTACCCAGGTAAGAATGGGTGAAAAGGTGTATTCACCTTTGATATCGGAAGGTCAGGCTGATATAATTCTGGCCTTTGAAAGGCTGGAAGCCCTTCGCTGGGTACACTACTTGAAGAAAGACGGCACAATCATTATTAATGATCAGGCTATAGACCCTGTGCCTGTTATTATGGGAGTTCAGGAGTATCCTGCCGGTATTATTGACCGGATAAAGAGCAAGGTGCCTGATACTATTGCAGTTAATGCGCATCAGATTGCTGAGGAATGTGGTAATGCCAAGGCATCTAATGTTGTTTTGATGGGGGTGCTGGCCCGGAAAATGGGATTTGACAAAGAGAAGTGCATCCGGGCGCTGGAGGCCAAGGTTCCGGCCAAGTTCCTGGAGCTCAATAAGAATGCCTTTGAAAAAGGCTGGAGTGTGCAGGTATGATGTAATTATTCTTATGATAGTGGTAGAGGTGTTCCTCCGGCGGGCTACATCTCAACCGGTTACCCAAACCCGCTAAAGCGGCTTTGGACCGGTTGACGACAGACTCCGCCTTCCGGAACACCCCTACCACTATCTCCGCTAATTACATCATAGACCTGCACATGGCGTTTTGGAGACTCGTTCTTCCGGAACATATCTGCCCCTTCATATGCCTATTGTAAAAAAAGGTCACTATATATGTATCGGTTAACGACAGACACCGCCTTGCGGAACACATCTACCCCTACCCCTATATTTAATAATCACTTTCTACGCTAAAACCGCCGGTGCGGTTTTGTTTTTGGCTCCCGTCATTACATGGGGCCTTCCTTTGATTTAGAGGTAAAACAGGAAGTGGTAGATATGTTCCGGAAGGATGAGACTGACGTCAGCCGGCCCACGACCCGCGAAGCGGGAGTGGCTAGCCGGCTGAGTTGTAGCCATCCGGAGGAATCTATCTATCACTTCCTTGCTTTGTGGCTAAAAGAAAAAGGCCCCATTTAATTATGGGGCCTAAAATGTTAAACCAACTTACCTTATCTTAATCGGAGTCGTTTTGCCTGACAGGTTTGAGGCTGTTAGCCAGAACAGCAGCCAGAACGAGAGCATCAATGAGAGTCCCTGGCTGCCCGCCGGGGTCATCAGAGCAGAACCAAAAACCCCACTGGTGAAGCGCTGAATTCCAAACCATACCAGAATAGTCAGAACAGTTCCAAAAGCAACCATCATCAAACCAAAGGGGCGCTCCCCTCTGAGCCATTTGGCAGGTATATAGCCATAGTAATTGAAAAACGCAATCAGGGTGACAGCCCAGATTACAAAATCGAAGGTCAGCCCTGGTAGAGTGAGGTTGAGACGCCTAAAAACGGTTTCGATGACAAAGGCAATTACCAGGCTCATTAAAAGAGCGGATATTTTTTCATCTCTCATATGACTTGCCGGTATAATGGGTCTTGATTCATGCCGGCCAACACCCAGGCGGCTGAGCAGGGTAATGTACCAGAGACCGCCTGCATTAAGCCCTATGGAAAGGTAGCCGAATGCCGAGCCCAGGATAAGGTCTGTGCTTGAAAACTGGGCGGTCATGCGTACAAAGGCCAGGTTTGTCAGCACAGACAGCACCAGAGCTATGCCAAGGCCCATCAGGCGTTGCCGTACCAAGGTCATATTTCCCGGGAACCCAAGATACAAACCAATCCAGATAAACCACATCAGCGCTGCCAGGGCAAACGTTATCCCCATGACCCTATGTCCGGAATAATCTCCGGGTCTGGCCCAGATGCGCATGTTTTCCTGCTGGGCCACGGAATCCTTAACAATATTAAGTTCGGGTATGATACCCATAGACCACTTGGTGTGGTCTATACCGTCACTGTCCTTGAATGTTTCGATGACCTGGACATTTCCAGGGCCAATTGAAGTGTCAAGGTAATACAAACCTGCCAGGTTTGCGGCTGCCAGTATCAGTGAGACCAGAATGGCGGTGGCTGTGTTTAGGATACGATTATTCATAGCTTATCAGTCCGTATTGCTCCACCAGTAATTGACCCCGTAAACTGCCAATAAGCCATAAAACCACGCGCTGCTCCAGGAGAGACCGGTAAAGTGTCCGCCGTTTCCGATTCCGAGCAGTGCGCCGATCACAGGTATTGACAGTAAAATGGTGAAGAGAATTATAATAGCCACCTTGATAATCTCAATTAACCTGGCAGTCTGCCTTTCCAGTGACAGTAAGGCGTGTTCAGATATTTCACGTTTTTGTTCCATTGTTTCTCCCCCCAAGAAAACTAAGGAATATTATACAAACTGGTAATTTCACCCCCAAATAATAACACTTTACATAGGTAGAACTGATATATACCCAACTCTATTATTATCGTTGTAATTATAAAAAGCACTCACTTTTTGTTAAATGGGTGATTTTTGAGGGTGAACAGTCAAAACTGAGGGTGAATGGCAATATACAGGATTAAGCGGTATGCTGGACCGCGTTGAGTTTAAAAGGGCCGCGCCATGAATGGTCATGACGCGGCATCAAAGGAGTTTATTCCTTGTTTAACGGGTTTACTGTAGACGGGATAGCCTGTTTGACAACTATTGTTTTCGGCGCCTTGGTGACAAAGGTCAGCCC
This genomic interval carries:
- a CDS encoding phenylacetate--CoA ligase family protein, which codes for MIWEPHYECMVREDLQAIQLDRIQTVVNSVYEKVPYYKKTFDEHGIRPQDITKLEDVPRLPFTGKEALIDSYPFGLFAVPMKQVVRLHASSGTTGKQKVIGYTKRDIRTWSTLIARIVSMAGVTDEDVVQICFGYGLFTGGFGLHYGIEKVGATIIPASTGNTERQIAMMQDFGTTALVATPSYALYMAEVFEEMGIDPSRLNVRVGLFGGEPCTENMKKEIEQRWQMRATDNYGLSEVGGPGVAGECECGEGMMHINEDHFYPEIINPETGESLGYGEVGELVLTALTKEAFPIIRYRTRDLTMLVDEPCKCGRTTVRMKKVTQRADDMLIIRGVNVYPAQIEGVIMETDGIGPHYQLVVTKKGYLDDLEVQVELSGDKFSGKFRELEDLEKKLRGRLQKALSIGARVKLLEPKSLERTMGKAKRIVDLRPKD
- a CDS encoding L-lactate permease codes for the protein MVVFLLVLGELALTILPILAVVFLLAYKEWPADTSGLVGWMLTVAVAISFFQTSFSVAVKSSLAGIVASFPVSLMVAASILQINYMESSGALKRIVIFIKTIANSDRAVQVMIINIGFGTLLASVGATPVSILPPIMIALGYSTFVAVALPAIGYDALCTYALLGAPLVIFADMTGIGLAEAGVIFARFLPVISTLIGFAMLWIIGGFKLVRQGFVPTLISGIVIGLTAVVVNKLGGTVLTGVFAGMATILVMLAYLKVLGKPVIDKSVLSQEELEYAGQYSLLKALSPWIILIIASLAVNFYKPVFNYLFTEHPGVVTIIPGSPTKLRFFWNAYWWIFVSTVLSFPILRPSRQQVTASVRKWLKRAPRPTFSAAIFFAIAYVLNYSGFVEAGGGQWRLPDPGNNMISILANTTAGVFGSLYPLTAAFLGLFGGFVSGSESSTIAMFAKYNKITSGIIGANALVVIAGTAIGGGLASVISPAKLQNAAATIDAFGIEAKVIRTTFGISIFITSVAAVMTFIWA
- a CDS encoding aminotransferase class I/II-fold pyridoxal phosphate-dependent enzyme gives rise to the protein MIKWSDKLSATVKNIPPSGIRRFFDLVTETKGVISLGVGEPDFVTPWHVREACIYSLEKGYTMYTSNWGMLELREEIARSLYNNYKVKYEPSNEVLVTVGVSEAMDLALRSVVSFGDEVLIPEPCFVSYAPCTSLAGGVPVSIPTTEDNGFRVTAAQIEEKITPNTKALILSYPNNPTGATISREELMEIAKVVKKHDLLVISDEIYDELTYEGTHTCFASLPAMKSRTILLNGFSKAYAMTGWRLGYACGHPEVIAHMTKIHQYTIMCAPIMAQMAALEALQNGTDEMKKMVAEYDRRRRLVLKGLGEIGLSCFEPRGAFYAFPSIRNTGMSSEEFAEKLLVDGKVAIVPGNVFGANGEGHIRLSYAASVENLTEAIERMGKFISKSGLRSDDIAASG
- the iorA gene encoding indolepyruvate ferredoxin oxidoreductase subunit alpha; its protein translation is MKELLTGNEAIARGAYEFGVRVAAAYPGTPSTEILENLVNYPGVYAQWSPNEKVALEVGAGAAISGARTLVTMKHVGVNVAADPLFTLAYTGVNAGLVLVSADDPGMHSSQNEQDNRNYAKFAKIPVLEPSNSQEAKEMVGLGLEMSEQFDTPVMLRTTTRVNHSQSFVDIGERIDDTVKPYVKNSRKYVMVPAHARGRHVVVEERRGKLAEYAESCPANRIEWADRKMGIIASGIIYEYVKEVLPEASVLKLGMTFPLPEKLIREFAAQVEELYIIEELEPFLEDQVRLMGIEVTGKQLFPRIGEVSQRIIAEKLLAVTAHKELVNESILALGVAEEKDVQIPVRPPVMCPGCPHRGVFYTISQLKMTVAGDIGCYTLGSLPPLEAMDTCICMGASVGTALGMEKAHPEMHGKVVAVIGDSTFLHSGVTGLLDVAYNRGATTTLILDNSTTAMTGHQDHAATGRTLSKEITNQVDLVGLVKALGIKRVQVVDAFDLKNLKSILSEEAAADEPSVIIVKRPCALLIKERTVPYVIDENCINCKKCMKLGCPALSAQGDAVVVNTALCTGCGLCAQLCPSGALKKEGAGNE
- a CDS encoding indolepyruvate oxidoreductase subunit beta, which encodes MSNGKVTNILIVGVGGQGTILASRILSYLALEDGHDVKVSEIHGMAQRGGSVVTQVRMGEKVYSPLISEGQADIILAFERLEALRWVHYLKKDGTIIINDQAIDPVPVIMGVQEYPAGIIDRIKSKVPDTIAVNAHQIAEECGNAKASNVVLMGVLARKMGFDKEKCIRALEAKVPAKFLELNKNAFEKGWSVQV